The following proteins come from a genomic window of Coregonus clupeaformis isolate EN_2021a chromosome 2, ASM2061545v1, whole genome shotgun sequence:
- the LOC121533945 gene encoding cytochrome c oxidase assembly protein COX18, mitochondrial: protein MLCQKMTVHVRPGSLRTLHQITYLSSRPPIRSISHAPFACDHHTTHRSHVPLRVATLPCLRPSLPLKSNVCFQPCRPASTTSGTGWYESLADSTPVHLTEQLLISVHQTTGLPWWASIVCTTVALRTVVTLPLGAYQAVIIAKVEALQVEIAELAKRLRYEISVRAKEKGWTEKHCRYQFKKNLKRIVSELYVRDNCHPFKASLLIWVQLPMWVCLSLALRNLSLGVSDAATALQTELAVGGTLWFSDLTLPDSTWIMPVSLGLINLLITEVFALRRIEASKFQKYVTNFIRGISLLMIPIAATVPSSMALYWLSSSCVGLGHNLLLRSPRFRRLCCIPPTRSDSDTPYRDIASSFVSKYIK, encoded by the exons ATGCTGTGTCAGAAGATGACCGTGCACGTGAGACCTGGCTCACTGCGGACATTACATCAAATCACCTACCTGTCATCCAGACCTCCCATTCGAAGCATCTCCCACGCTCCCTTTGCCTGTGACCACCACACAACACACCGCAGCCACGTCCCTCTTCGGGTGGCCACATTACCATGCCTCCGTCCTAGTCTGCCTCTCAAATCAAATGTATGCTTTCAGCCCTGTAGACCAGCATCTACAACCAGCGGTACAGGCTGGTATGAGAGCCTAGCAGACTCTACTCCTGTCCATCTGACTGAGCAGCTACTGATATCTGTCCATCAGACCACGGGTCTACCATGGTGGGCCAGTATCGTGTGCACCACTGTGGCCCTGAGGACAGTTGTCACACTGCCACTGGGAGCTTATCAGGCGGTCATCATAGCAAAG GTTGAAGCCCTGCAAGTGGAGATAGCGGAGCTTGCTAAGAGGCTGCGCTACGAGATCTCGGTGCGGGCCAAAGAGAAGGGCTGGACGGAAAAACACTGCCG ATACCAATTCAAGAAGAACCTGAAGAGGATAGTGTCTGAGCTGTACGTGAGGGATAACTGCCACCCCTTCAAGGCAAGCCTGCTGATATGGGTGCAGCTGCCCATGTGGGTATGCCTCTCCCTGGCCCTGCGCAACCTGAGCCTGGGGGTGTCTGATGCTGCCACCG CGTTGCAGACAGAGCTGGCAGTAGGGGGCACTCTATGGTTCTCCGACCTGACATTGCCTGACTCTACCTGGATCATGCCTGTCTCTCTGGGCCTCATCAACCTGCTCATCACAGAG GTATTTGCTCTGCGGAGGATAGAAGCATCCAAGTTCCAGAAGTATGTGACCAACTTTATCAGAGGGATCTCTCTGTTGATGATCCCCATAGCTGCCACCGTGCCCtcc TCCATGGCTCTGTACTGGCTAAGCTCCAGTTGTGTGGGACTGGGCCACAACCTGCTCCTGCGCTCACCTCGCTTCCGAAGGCTGTGCTGCATCCCCCCCACGCGCTCTGACTCGGACACGCCTTACAGGGACATCGCTTCCTCCTTCGTCTCCAAATACATCAAGTGA
- the LOC121533951 gene encoding insulin-like growth factor-binding protein 7, which yields MLVFFAVVLSLSLASAFADRVPRSCGACEPSLCDPLPEEGCKSGTIFDSCGCCSLCAAGEGEPCRGRGTTAKRCASGLECVKSDKNKKTKLGVCACKTNYEMCGSDGVTYKTGCDLKVASLKSVSEEKPEIKVLNKGKCATAPVIVTAPGEVYNVTGSQVYLSCEAIGIPTPVITWKKVTSGKQRMELLPGDRDNLAIQTRGGPEKHEVTGWVLISPLTKKEAGSYECHAVNAKGEASAVGTIHVVESIDDIPVKKVTKDDEL from the exons ATGTTGGTGTTTTTCGCGGTGGTCTTATCGTTGTCACTTGCGTCCGCATTTGCGGACCGAGTGCCGCGCAGTTGTGGCGCTTGCGAACCCAGCCTGTGCGACCCTCTTCCAGAGGAGGGCTGCAAGTCTGGCACGATTTTCGACTCCTGCGGTTGTTGTTCACTTTGCGCGGCTGGAGAGGGGGAGCCATGCAGGGGGCGCGGAACCACAGCCAAGCGTTGCGCCTCTGGGCTGGAGTGCGTAAAGAGCGACAAGAACAAGAAGACAAAGCTCGGCGTTTGCGCCTGCAAGACCAACTACGAAATGTGTGGCTCTGATGGAGTGACCTATAAAACTGGCTGCGACTTGAAAGTTGCCAGCCTGAAATCGGTGAGCGAGGAGAAGCCAGAAATCAAAGTCCTGAATAAAGGAAAATGCGCAACAG CACCTGTCATTGTGACGGCCCCTGGTGAGGTCTACAATGTCACAGGCTCCCAGGTGTACCTGAGCTGCGAGGCCATTGGAATCCCCACCCCCGTGATCACCTGGAAGAAG GTCACCAGCGGAAAACAGAGAATGGAGCTGCTTCCAGGAGACAGAGACAACCTGGCCATTCAGACCCGTGGAGGACCTGAGAAACATGAGGTCACTGGCTGGGTCCTG ATCTCGCCGCTCACCAAGAAAGAGGCTGGCTCATATGAGTGCCACGCTGTCAACGCCAAAGGAGAGGCCTCAGCGGTGGGCACCATTCACGTGGTGGAGTCCATCGATGACATCCCTGTCAAGAAAG TGACCAAGGATGATGAGCTGTAA